GTTTATGTAGCTTAGTATACCCAAAGCAAGACACTGAAAATGTCTAGACGGACCCACAAACCCCGTAAACAAATAGGTTTGGTCCCGGCCTTTCTACTAGCTTCTAGCAAGATTACACATGCAAGCATCCCCGCTCCGGTGAAGACACCCTACCAATCACAATGATTAGAAGGAGTGAGTATCAAGCACGCTCAATGCAGCTCAAGACACTTTGCCTAGCCACACCCCCACGGGAAACAGCAGTGACTGATATTTAGCAATAAACGAAAGTTTAACTAAGCTATGCTATTATAGGGTTGGTCAATTTCGTGCCAGCCACCGCGGCCATACGATTGACCCGAGCTAATAGACATCGGCGTAAAGGGTGTTTTAGAAAAATTCAACTAAATAAAGCTAAACTATTCCTAAACTGTAAAATCCTAGCCAATGTAAAATAGACTACGAAAGTGGCTTTAAAAAACCTGAACACACAACAGCTAAGACTCAAACTGGGATTAGATACCCCACTATGCTTAGCCTTAAACTTTAATAGTCAAAACAACAAGACTATTCGCCAGAACACTACAAGCAACAGCTTAAAATTCAAAGGACTTGGCGGTGCTTCACACCCACCTAGAGGAGCCTGTTCTATAATCGATAAACCCCGATCAACCTTACCACCTCTCGCTTAGCCTATATACCGCCATCTTCAGCAAACCTCAACAAGAGATATAAAGTAAGCACAAATGCCCACGCAAAAACGTTAGGTCAAGGTGTAGCCTATGAGTTGGGAGAAATGGGCTACATTTTCTACCCCAGAAAATAATACGACAGCTCTTATGAAACCTGGGAGTCCAAGGAGGATTTAGTAGTAAACTAAGAGCAGAGTGCTTAGTTGAATCAGGCCATGAAGCACGCACACACCGCCCGTCACTCTCCTCAAATATATTTAAAAATTAACTTAACTAAATACTTCAATAATTATATAGAGGAGACAAGTCGTAACATGGTAAGTGTACTGGAAGGTGCACTTGGATAAACCAAGGCATAGCTCAACATAAAGCATCCAGCTTACACCCGGAAGATATCAATATTACCCGATTGCCTTGAGCCAACGCTAGCCCTAAACTAACCAGTACTACTACCAAATTAACATTTTCATATTAAACCATTTACAAATATAAAAGTATAGGTGATAGAAATTTATTCTGGCGCCATAGAGATAGTACCGCAAGGGAAAGATGAAAAAAAAAATTAAGTACAAAATAGCAAGGACTAACCCCTATACCTTCTGCATAATGAGTTAGCTAGAGATCACTTCGCAAAGAGAACTAAAGTCAAGTACCCCGAAACCAGACGAGCTACCCAAAAACAGCTGAAAGAGCGCACCCGTCTATGTAGCAAAATAGTGGGAAGATTTCTGGGTAGGGGTGATACACCTATCGAGTCTGGAGATAGCTGGTTATCCAAGATAGAATCTTAGTTCAACCTTAAGCTTACCCACAGAACCACTAATCCCCCTGTAAACTTAATTGTTAGTCTAAAGAGGGACAGCTCTTTAGACACTAGGAAAAAACCTTATATAGAGAGTAAAAAATTCTAAATCCATAGTTGGCCCAAAAGCAGCCATCAATTAAGAAAGCGTTCAAGCTCAACACTAACTACCTAAAAAATACCAGACACCTTACTGAACTCCTTACATCACATTGGATTAATCTATCGTTTTATAGAAGCAATAATGCTAGTATTAGTAACATGAATAAATTCTCCTATGCATAAGCCTAAATCAGACCGAAAACTTCACTGATATTTAACAGCTTAATTCTAATAATTACAACCAAGCTAGTATTATATAAACTGTTAACCCAACACAGGCGTGCTTCTGAAGGAAAGGTTAAAATAAGTAAAAGGAACTCGGCAAACTTAACCCCGCCTGTTTACCAAAAACATCACCTCTAGCATTACTAGTATTAGAGGCACTGCCTGCCCAGTGACATCTGTTTAACGGCCGCGGTACCCTGACCGTGCAAAGGTAGCATAATCACTTGTTCTTTAAATAGGGACTTGTATGAATGGCAACACGAGGGTTTAACTGTCTCTTACTTTCAACCAGTGAAATTGACCTGCCCGTGAAGAGGCGGGCATATAACAATAAGACGAGAAGACCCTGTGGAGCTTCAATCTACTAATGCAACCAAGATTAATACAAACCCACGGGCCTAATATAATCCACCCCTGCATTAGAAATTTTGGTTGGGGTGACCTCGGAGCATAATTAAACCTCCGAATTAAATCACGCCAAGACTACACAAGTCAAAGCAACTTAATATTTATAATTGATCCAATAACTTGACCAACGGAACAAGTTACCCCAGGGATAACAGCGCAATCCTATTCCAGAGTCCATATCGACAATAGGGTTTACGACCTCGATGTTGGATCAGGACATCCTAATGGTGCAGCAGCTATCAAGGGTTCGTTTGTTCAACGATTAATAGTCCTACGTGATCTGAGTTCAGACCGGAGAAATCCAGGTCGGTTTCTATCTATTTCGCATTTCTCCCTGTACGAAAGGACAAGAGAAATAAGGCCCACTTCATAAAGCGCCCTCCTTTCATAAATGACATAATCTCAATTTAGCAAAAACCGAACACACACAGCCCAAGAGCAGGGATTGTTAAGATGGCAGAGCCCGGCAATTGCATAAAATTTAAGACTTTACAATCAGAGGTTCAACTCCTCTTCTTAACATTATGTTTACAGTAAACCTTCTACTTATTACTCTACCCATTATCGCTGCCATGGCATTTCTTACACTTACTGAACGAAAGCTACTAGGCTATATACAACTACGCAAAGGACCTAATATTGTAGGCCCTTATGGATTACTACAGCCCTTTGCTGATGCAATAAAACTCTTTACCAAAGAACCCTTAAAACCTTCAACCTCCACCACCACCCTATATATTATTGCACCAGTCCTAGCCTTTTCCATTGCCCTCCTCCTATGAATACCCCTACCTATACCTAACCCCCTAATTAATCTAAACCTAGGACTCCTATTCATTCTAGCTACATCTAGTCTAGCTGTTTATTCTATCTTATGATCAGGATGAGCATCAAACTCAAACTACGCATTAATCGGAGCACTACGAGCAGTTGCCCAAACAATTTCATATGAAGTAACTCTCGCCATCATTATACTATCAGTTTTACTAATAAGCGGCTCATTCAGTCTCCATGCACTTATTACAACACAAGAGTATACCTGACTTCTCCTACCATCATGACCCCTAGCCATAATATGATTCACCTCCACACTAGCAGAAACCAACCGAGCTCCTTTTGATCTCACAGAAGGAGAATCAGAATTAGTGTCGGGCTTTAATATTGAATATGCTGCAGGCCCATTTGCCCTATTTTTCATAGCCGAATATATAAATATTATTATAATAAATGCCCTAACAGCTATAATTTTTCTAGGGACATTATATCCCATCCATTCACCAGAACTATTTACAACATGCTTTGTTACAAAAACTCTCCTATTAACCTCCTTATTCCTATGAATTCGAGCAACCTACCCTCGATTCCGCTATGACCAACTTATACATTTACTATGAAAGAATTTTCTCCCTCTTACTCTAGCACTCCTCATATGACACATCTCAACCCCCATTATAATCTCTGGCATCCCCCCTCAAAACTAGAAATATGTCTGATAAAAGAGTTACTTTGATAGAGTAAATAATAGAGGTATTTAATCCTCTTATTTCTAGAATTATAGGTATCGAACCTACCCCTGAGAATTCAAATTCCTCCGTGCTACCTATCACACCCCATTCTAAAGTAAGGTCAGCTAAATAAGCTATCGGGCCCATACCCCGAAAATGTTGGTTATATCCTTCCCGTACTAATTAACCCACTAGCTCAACTCGTTATTTACTCTACAATAATCATAGGCACCCTTATTACATCACTAAGCTCCCACTGATTTCTTGCCTGAGCGGGCCTAGAGATAAATATACTAGCTTTCACCTCCATCTTAATTAAAAAAGCGAACCCTCGCTCCACAGAAGCCGCCACCAAATATTTCCTCATACAATCCACCGCGTCTATAATTCTTATAATAGCAATTACATTAAATAACTTATTTCCAGGACAGTGGATCATAATAAATAACCCTAATCAACTAACATCCTTAATTATGATAGTAGCCCTAGTCATAAAATTAGGAATAACCCCCTTTCACTTCTGAATTCCAGAAGTCACCCAAGGAACACCCTTAATTCCTGGATTACTTCTCCTAACATGACAAAAACTAGCTCCCATTCTAATTATATATCAGATTTACCCATCAATTAACACAAACATTCTCATAACCCTATCAACCCTATCCATTATAGCAGGCAGCTGAGGAGGCCTTAACCAAACACAGCTACGTAAAATTCTAGCATATTCTTCAATCACACACATAGGCTGAATAATAATAACACTAGTATATAATCCAAACATTACAGCCTTCTATCTACTTATTTACATTATCATAACAAGCACTATATTTATAGCACTAAACCTAAGCTCAAATACTACAACCCTAATACTATCACGCGCCTGAAACAAACTAACCTGATTAATACCATTAATATCAGTTACCCTTCTATCAATAGGAGGCCTACCCCCACTAACCGGCTTCCTACCCAAATGAATTACTATTCAAGAACTTACAAAAAATAACAACTTTATTATACCCTCTGTCATAATTATTATAACCCTACTCAACCTATATTTCTACCTACGCCTAATTTATATTACTTCTATGACATTACTTCCCACATCTAATAATACAAAAATAAAATGACAATTCGAAAACACAAAACCCACACCCCTAATATCCCCGCTCATCGTCCTCACAACTCTTCTTCTACCAATATCCCCAACAATCTTAACTATATTCTAGAAATTTAGGTTAAACTAGACCGAAAGCCTTCAAAGCTCTTAGTAAGTTAAAAATACTTAATTTCTGAAACATAATAAGGACTGCAGAGCTCTACTCCACATCAACTGAACGCAAATCAATTACTTTAATTAAGCTAAGCCCTTACTAGATCAATGGGATTCAAACCCACAAAAACTTAGTTAACAGCTAAATACCCTAATCAACTGGCTTTAATCTACTTCTCCCGCCGCAGGGAAAAAAAGGCGGGAGAAGCCCCGGCAGAAGTATTAAGCTGCTCCTTTGAATTTGCAATTCAACATGAAAATCACCTCGGGGCTGATAAAAAGAGGGCTTAACCTCTGTCCTTAGGTTTACAGCCTAATGCCTACTCAGCCATTTTACCTATGCTCATTAACCGCTGGCTATTCTCTACAAATCATAAAGATATTGGAACTTTATACTTGTTATTTGGCGCATGGGCCGGAACCATGGGTATGGCTATAAGTCTCCTTATTCGAGCTGAACTAGGTCAACCTGGCAACCTGTTAGGCAATGATCACATTTATAATGTTATCGTTACAGCCCATGCATTTGTCATAATTTTCTTTATAGTAATACCTATTATAATTGGGGGTTTCGGAAATTGACTAGTACCCCTAATAATTGGCGCTCCTGACATAGCATTTCCTCGTCTAAATAATATAAGCTTCTGACTTCTTCCACCATCTTTCCTACTTCTTCTTGCATCAGCCATAGTAGAGGCTGGTGCCGGGACAGGCTGAACAGTCTATCCGCCTCTAGCGGGAAACTTCTCTCACCCAGGAGCCTCTGTAGATTTAACTATTTTCTCACTACACCTAGCAGGTATTTCTTCTATCTTAGGAGCTATTAATTTTATCACAACTATTATTAATATAAAACCCCCTGCTATATCTCAATATCAAACCCCCCTGTTTGTTTGATCAGTTCTAATTACAGCAGTCCTATTACTCCTATCCCTACCTGTATTAGCTGCTGGTATTACAATACTATTAACAGACCGTAATCTCAATACTA
The Rhinopithecus roxellana mitochondrion, complete genome genome window above contains:
- the ND1 gene encoding NADH dehydrogenase subunit 1 (TAA stop codon is completed by the addition of 3' A residues to the mRNA), producing the protein MFTVNLLLITLPIIAAMAFLTLTERKLLGYMQLRKGPNIVGPYGLLQPFADAMKLFTKEPLKPSTSTTTLYIIAPVLAFSIALLLWMPLPMPNPLINLNLGLLFILATSSLAVYSILWSGWASNSNYALIGALRAVAQTISYEVTLAIIMLSVLLMSGSFSLHALITTQEYTWLLLPSWPLAMMWFTSTLAETNRAPFDLTEGESELVSGFNIEYAAGPFALFFMAEYMNIIMMNALTAMIFLGTLYPIHSPELFTTCFVTKTLLLTSLFLWIRATYPRFRYDQLMHLLWKNFLPLTLALLMWHISTPIMISGIPPQN
- the ND2 gene encoding NADH dehydrogenase subunit 2 (TAA stop codon is completed by the addition of 3' A residues to the mRNA) yields the protein MNPLAQLVIYSTMIMGTLITSLSSHWFLAWAGLEMNMLAFTSILIKKANPRSTEAATKYFLMQSTASMILMMAITLNNLFPGQWIMMNNPNQLTSLIMMVALVMKLGMTPFHFWIPEVTQGTPLIPGLLLLTWQKLAPILIMYQIYPSINTNILMTLSTLSIMAGSWGGLNQTQLRKILAYSSITHMGWMMMTLVYNPNITAFYLLIYIIMTSTMFMALNLSSNTTTLMLSRAWNKLTWLMPLMSVTLLSMGGLPPLTGFLPKWITIQELTKNNNFIMPSVMIIMTLLNLYFYLRLIYITSMTLLPTSNNTKMKWQFENTKPTPLMSPLIVLTTLLLPMSPTILTMF